The following are from one region of the Variovorax sp. V213 genome:
- a CDS encoding M20 family peptidase, which translates to MLKRIFLGLLLVLVALVAAVAVKTWRTPSQQLAVAPAPKLEIDLQAAARRLSGAVAIRTVSSLDDPAANLAEFDKLHAYLAQQFPKLHATLKKEVVGQRALLYTWAGTDPAAKPIALMAHQDMVPIAPGTEKAWSVDPFAGEIKDGYVWGRGTLDNKGNLFAQMEAIELLVASGFKPRQTVYLVMGDDEEVSGLRGALPIAELLKSRNVRLDWVLDEGLLILDGVLPGLSKPAALIGLAEKGYGTFFLSLDTAPGHSSMPPQRSAIGSMSAALARLEATPMPGAIQGVAAQMFGALAPEMGGVNRVMLSNLWLTEPLVRGQLEKSPSSNAMLRTTTALTIVRAGNKDNVLPGRAEAAVNFRILPGDTIDSVEAHLRKALGNDEIKIKRYPGNSEPSPVSPTDSTGYRAIQQAVRQSFPDVVVAPGLMTAATDSRHFSLVSDAVYRFSPFRMKSEDLARFHGTNERLAISNYGEMIGFYHQLLRNTSVAPAQ; encoded by the coding sequence ATGTTGAAACGAATCTTTCTCGGGCTGCTGCTGGTGCTGGTCGCACTGGTGGCGGCCGTGGCGGTCAAGACTTGGCGCACGCCGTCGCAGCAGCTGGCGGTGGCGCCCGCGCCCAAGCTCGAGATCGACCTGCAGGCAGCCGCCAGGCGGCTCTCGGGGGCAGTTGCGATCCGCACGGTGTCCAGCCTCGACGACCCGGCCGCCAACCTGGCCGAATTCGACAAGCTGCATGCCTACCTCGCACAGCAGTTTCCCAAGCTGCACGCCACCCTCAAGAAAGAAGTGGTCGGCCAGCGGGCGTTGCTCTATACATGGGCCGGCACCGATCCTGCGGCCAAGCCGATCGCGCTCATGGCGCACCAGGACATGGTGCCGATCGCACCGGGCACCGAGAAAGCCTGGTCAGTCGATCCCTTCGCGGGCGAGATCAAGGACGGCTACGTCTGGGGCCGCGGCACGCTCGACAACAAGGGCAACCTGTTCGCGCAGATGGAAGCCATCGAGCTGCTGGTCGCGAGCGGCTTCAAGCCGAGGCAGACCGTCTACCTCGTGATGGGCGACGACGAAGAGGTGAGCGGCCTGCGCGGCGCGCTGCCGATTGCCGAACTGCTCAAGTCGCGCAACGTGCGGCTCGACTGGGTGCTCGACGAGGGCCTGCTGATCCTCGACGGCGTGCTGCCCGGCCTCTCCAAGCCCGCAGCGCTCATCGGTCTTGCGGAGAAGGGCTACGGCACCTTCTTTCTTTCGCTCGACACCGCCCCTGGCCATTCGTCGATGCCGCCGCAGCGCAGCGCCATCGGCAGCATGAGCGCGGCGCTCGCGCGGCTCGAAGCCACGCCCATGCCCGGTGCCATCCAGGGCGTGGCCGCCCAGATGTTCGGTGCGCTCGCACCCGAGATGGGCGGCGTCAACCGCGTGATGCTGTCCAACCTGTGGCTCACCGAACCGCTGGTGCGTGGGCAGTTGGAGAAGAGCCCGAGCAGCAACGCCATGTTGCGCACGACCACTGCATTGACCATCGTGCGCGCCGGCAACAAGGACAACGTGCTGCCCGGCCGCGCCGAGGCCGCCGTCAACTTCCGCATCCTGCCGGGCGACACCATCGACAGCGTGGAGGCGCACTTGCGCAAGGCGCTCGGCAACGACGAGATCAAGATCAAGCGCTACCCCGGCAACTCCGAGCCGTCGCCCGTGTCGCCGACAGACAGCACCGGCTACCGTGCCATTCAACAGGCAGTGCGCCAGTCGTTTCCGGATGTCGTCGTGGCCCCCGGCCTCATGACGGCCGCCACCGACTCGCGCCATTTCAGCCTGGTGAGCGATGCCGTCTACCGCTTTTCGCCGTTCCGCATGAAGAGCGAAGACCTCGCCCGTTTCCATGGCACCAACGAACGCCTGGCCATCTCCAACTACGGCGAGATGATCGGCTTCTATCACCAGCTCCTGCGCAACACCAGCGTTGCGCCGGCGCAATGA
- a CDS encoding 3-hydroxyacyl-CoA dehydrogenase NAD-binding domain-containing protein, which translates to MTAEYKVLGDVAVITLTNPPVNGLGFSTRIGITDGLSKANADDAVKAIVITGAGKAFSGGADIKEFGTPKALQEPNLLSVILALEASPKPIVAAIHSVCMGGGLELALGCHYRVAAPGTSIALPEVKLGLIPGAGGTQRLPRVLGVETALNMIVSGEPVKSELLASLPGQKLFDKLAGSPESVFEEAVAFAKSVAGKTGDALPLVRNLPCKHPQGDAYFQFAKNMVGGMSKNYPAPLKCVDAVQAATKMKFDEGMAEERRIFTSLMFTPESLALRHLFMAERAASKIPDVADDTPKREIKSVGVIGAGTMGGGISMNFLNAGIPVKILEMKQDALDRGIATIRKNYESQVKKGKLKQDKYEQRMALLSTTLDYNDLKDADLIIEAVFEELGVKEKVFKELDRVARKGAILASNTSTLDVDKIAAFTQRPQDVVGMHFFSPANVMKLLEVVRGKETAKDVLATVMDIGKKIKKTAVVSGVCDGFIGNRMIEQYSRQAGFLLDEGATPQQVDKAVEKFGFAMGPFRMGDLAGNDIGWAIRKRRAVEYPDMKYSRTADKLCELGRFGQKTGAGWYDYQAGKRDAIPSELVNKMIEDHRKELGITPRKISDEEIVQRLVYALVNEGAHILEDGIASKSGDIDMVYLTGYGFPIWRGGPMHYASQVGLYNVAETMKRFAKNPRDDAEFWQPAPLIQKLAAEGKQFS; encoded by the coding sequence ATGACGGCTGAATACAAAGTGCTCGGCGATGTCGCCGTGATCACACTGACCAACCCGCCGGTCAACGGTCTCGGTTTCTCGACCCGCATCGGCATCACCGATGGGTTGTCGAAGGCGAATGCCGATGACGCCGTCAAGGCCATCGTCATCACGGGCGCCGGCAAGGCCTTCTCGGGCGGTGCGGACATCAAGGAATTCGGCACGCCCAAGGCGCTGCAAGAACCCAATCTGCTGAGCGTCATCCTCGCGCTCGAGGCTTCGCCGAAGCCGATCGTCGCGGCCATTCACTCGGTGTGCATGGGCGGCGGCCTCGAACTGGCGCTGGGCTGCCACTACCGCGTGGCGGCGCCCGGCACCAGCATCGCGCTGCCGGAAGTCAAGCTGGGCCTCATCCCCGGCGCCGGCGGCACGCAGCGCCTGCCGCGCGTGCTTGGCGTGGAAACCGCGCTCAACATGATCGTGAGCGGCGAGCCCGTCAAGAGCGAGCTGCTGGCCAGCCTGCCGGGCCAGAAGCTGTTCGACAAGCTCGCGGGCTCTCCCGAGTCGGTGTTCGAGGAGGCCGTGGCCTTCGCCAAGAGCGTGGCCGGCAAGACCGGCGACGCATTGCCGCTGGTGCGCAACCTGCCGTGCAAGCACCCGCAGGGCGACGCCTACTTCCAGTTCGCCAAGAACATGGTCGGCGGCATGTCGAAGAACTATCCGGCGCCGCTCAAGTGCGTCGACGCGGTGCAGGCCGCCACCAAGATGAAGTTCGACGAAGGCATGGCCGAAGAGCGCCGGATCTTCACCTCGCTGATGTTCACGCCCGAATCGCTGGCGCTGCGCCACCTGTTCATGGCCGAGCGCGCGGCTTCCAAGATCCCCGACGTGGCGGACGACACGCCCAAGCGCGAGATCAAGTCGGTCGGCGTGATCGGTGCCGGCACCATGGGTGGCGGCATTTCGATGAACTTCCTGAACGCCGGCATCCCCGTCAAGATTCTCGAGATGAAGCAGGACGCGCTCGACCGCGGCATTGCCACGATCCGCAAGAACTACGAATCGCAGGTCAAGAAGGGCAAGCTCAAGCAGGACAAGTACGAGCAACGCATGGCGCTTCTGAGCACCACGCTCGACTACAACGACCTGAAGGACGCTGATCTGATCATCGAAGCCGTGTTCGAGGAACTCGGCGTGAAGGAAAAGGTGTTCAAGGAACTTGATCGCGTGGCCAGGAAGGGCGCCATCCTGGCCTCCAACACCTCGACGCTCGACGTCGACAAGATCGCAGCCTTCACCCAGCGGCCGCAGGACGTGGTCGGCATGCACTTCTTCAGCCCGGCCAACGTGATGAAGCTGCTCGAAGTGGTCCGCGGCAAGGAAACGGCCAAGGACGTTCTCGCCACCGTCATGGACATTGGCAAGAAGATCAAGAAGACGGCCGTGGTCTCGGGCGTGTGCGACGGCTTCATCGGCAACCGCATGATCGAGCAGTACTCGCGCCAGGCGGGCTTCCTGCTGGACGAAGGCGCCACGCCGCAGCAGGTCGACAAAGCCGTCGAAAAGTTCGGCTTTGCCATGGGCCCGTTCCGCATGGGCGACCTGGCCGGCAACGACATCGGCTGGGCCATTCGCAAGCGCCGCGCCGTGGAGTATCCCGACATGAAGTACAGCCGCACCGCCGACAAGCTGTGCGAGCTGGGCCGCTTCGGCCAGAAGACCGGGGCAGGGTGGTACGACTACCAGGCCGGCAAGCGCGACGCGATTCCGTCCGAGCTCGTCAACAAGATGATCGAAGACCACCGCAAGGAGCTCGGCATCACGCCGCGCAAGATTTCCGATGAAGAGATCGTGCAGCGCCTGGTGTATGCGCTGGTGAACGAAGGCGCGCACATCCTCGAGGACGGCATTGCGTCGAAGTCGGGCGACATCGACATGGTGTACCTCACCGGATACGGCTTCCCGATCTGGCGCGGCGGCCCGATGCACTACGCATCGCAAGTCGGCCTGTACAACGTGGCCGAAACCATGAAGCGCTTTGCCAAGAACCCGCGCGACGACGCCGAGTTCTGGCAGCCCGCGCCGCTGATCCAGAAGCTGGCCGCAGAAGGCAAGCAGTTCAGCTGA
- a CDS encoding ABC transporter ATP-binding protein, with amino-acid sequence MLKLHDIHAYYGKSHVLHGVSFNVGAGEIVALLGRNGSGRSTTAKAIMGLVHAEGTLRWKDQDILRRKAYEIAHLGIGYVPENRDIFPKLTVHQNLLLGQKGSGKGSRWSFDDMYGMFPRLKERQHTEAGVLSGGEQQMLTLCRTLMGDPDLIIIDEPTEGLAPKIVELVGQYLKTLKDKGISVLLIEQKLTIAMQISDRALVMGHGSIVFDGTPDSLRADATTRKEWLEV; translated from the coding sequence ATGCTGAAACTTCATGACATCCACGCCTACTACGGCAAGAGCCATGTGCTGCATGGCGTTTCCTTCAACGTCGGGGCGGGCGAAATCGTCGCGCTGCTGGGCCGCAACGGCTCCGGCCGCTCGACCACCGCCAAGGCCATCATGGGCCTGGTGCATGCCGAGGGCACGCTGCGCTGGAAAGACCAGGACATCCTGCGCCGGAAGGCCTACGAAATCGCCCACCTGGGCATCGGCTACGTGCCCGAGAACCGAGACATCTTCCCCAAGCTCACGGTGCACCAGAACCTGCTCTTGGGGCAGAAGGGCTCGGGCAAGGGCAGCCGCTGGTCCTTCGACGACATGTACGGCATGTTCCCGCGGCTGAAGGAGCGCCAGCACACCGAGGCCGGCGTGCTCTCGGGCGGCGAGCAGCAGATGCTCACGCTGTGCCGCACCCTCATGGGCGACCCCGACCTGATCATCATCGACGAGCCGACCGAAGGCCTCGCGCCGAAGATCGTCGAGCTGGTGGGGCAGTACCTGAAGACGCTCAAGGACAAGGGCATCTCGGTGTTGCTGATCGAGCAGAAGCTGACCATTGCGATGCAGATCTCCGACCGTGCGCTGGTGATGGGCCATGGCAGCATCGTGTTCGACGGCACGCCCGACAGCCTGCGTGCCGATGCGACCACTCGCAAAGAGTGGCTCGAGGTCTGA
- a CDS encoding ABC transporter ATP-binding protein, with protein sequence MSAQHALELKALRKNFGKTEIIRGVDLAVNAGERVAIIGPNGAGKSTLFNLISGRLAPTSGEVLLNGQRIDGKKPFEINRLGLSRSFQITNIFPKLSVFENLRCGVLWSLGYRYTFLRFLSNLDDANARTEELIKQIGLERKRDVHAVNLTYAEQRALEIGVTIAGGAGVILLDEPTAGMSKTETSHFISLIKHVTVGKTLLTVEHDMGVVFGLADKIAVVVYGEVIAFDTPAAVRANARVQEAYLGSSVADAQGAGH encoded by the coding sequence ATGAGCGCGCAACACGCACTGGAACTGAAGGCGCTGCGCAAGAATTTCGGCAAGACCGAAATCATCCGCGGCGTGGACCTGGCGGTGAATGCCGGCGAGCGCGTGGCCATCATCGGCCCGAACGGGGCGGGCAAGTCGACGCTGTTCAACCTCATCAGCGGACGGCTGGCACCCACCAGCGGCGAGGTGCTGCTGAACGGCCAGCGCATCGACGGCAAGAAGCCTTTCGAGATCAACCGGTTGGGTCTTTCGCGCAGCTTCCAGATCACCAACATCTTTCCCAAGCTCAGCGTGTTCGAGAACCTGCGCTGCGGGGTGTTGTGGAGCCTGGGCTACCGCTACACCTTCCTGCGCTTTCTCTCGAACCTCGACGACGCCAACGCGCGCACCGAGGAGCTCATCAAGCAGATCGGCCTGGAGCGCAAGCGCGACGTGCACGCGGTGAACCTCACCTACGCCGAGCAGCGCGCCCTGGAGATCGGCGTGACCATCGCCGGCGGCGCCGGCGTCATTCTCCTGGACGAGCCCACGGCCGGCATGAGCAAGACCGAGACCTCGCACTTCATCTCGCTCATCAAGCACGTCACGGTCGGCAAGACGCTGCTCACGGTCGAGCACGACATGGGCGTGGTCTTCGGACTGGCCGACAAGATCGCGGTGGTGGTGTATGGCGAGGTGATCGCCTTCGACACGCCGGCCGCGGTACGCGCCAATGCGCGGGTGCAGGAGGCCTACCTGGGCTCATCCGTCGCCGACGCACAGGGGGCGGGACACTGA
- a CDS encoding branched-chain amino acid ABC transporter permease: MTSTTAVPTTQYYRFKPWNIGRFLIWSLFAIVLIISPLVFKSSLALTMLSQMGYLIIICLSYNILLGQGGMLSFGHAVYVGLGSFLAIHAMNMGGKGGLQIPLVAIPLVGGLAGMFFAILLGFVTTKKSGTTFAMITMGIGELVASMALMFPSFFGGEGGITTDRVYGPTFFGFNFGSQIQVYYLIAAYCFVCTALMYAFTGTPLGRMLNAVRDNPERVEFIGYNTQRVRYFAFIIAGFFAGIGGGLASINFEIVNAADSLSAIRSGGYLLFTFLGGAVFFFGPIIGAVLLVFASILLSELSKAWQLYFGLVFVFMVMFAPGGIASLVMMNLRVAKFGKFDRFWLLYVALAVALVPVIVGAAALIEMIYHIQLNAAMGPNLNFFGVTLDTSGMASWLGAAAILAAGLGALEVARRRFVRVWGQAQEEIEAEIKRREAA, encoded by the coding sequence ATGACATCCACGACCGCAGTCCCAACCACGCAGTACTACCGCTTCAAGCCCTGGAACATCGGGCGCTTCCTGATCTGGTCGCTGTTCGCGATCGTGCTGATCATCTCGCCGCTGGTGTTCAAGAGCAGCCTGGCGCTCACCATGCTCTCGCAGATGGGCTACCTGATCATCATCTGCCTGAGCTACAACATCCTGCTGGGGCAGGGCGGCATGCTGAGCTTCGGCCATGCCGTCTACGTCGGGCTCGGTTCCTTCCTTGCCATCCACGCGATGAACATGGGCGGCAAGGGCGGGCTGCAGATCCCGCTGGTGGCCATTCCGCTGGTGGGCGGCCTGGCCGGCATGTTCTTTGCCATCCTGCTGGGCTTCGTCACGACCAAGAAATCGGGCACCACCTTCGCGATGATCACCATGGGCATCGGCGAGCTGGTCGCCTCCATGGCGCTGATGTTCCCGAGCTTCTTCGGCGGCGAGGGCGGCATCACCACCGACCGGGTCTACGGTCCGACCTTCTTCGGCTTCAATTTCGGCTCGCAGATCCAGGTGTACTACCTGATCGCCGCGTACTGCTTCGTCTGTACCGCGCTCATGTATGCCTTCACCGGCACGCCGCTCGGCCGCATGCTGAACGCGGTGCGCGACAACCCGGAGCGCGTGGAGTTCATCGGCTACAACACGCAGCGCGTGCGTTACTTCGCATTCATCATCGCCGGCTTCTTCGCCGGCATCGGTGGCGGGCTGGCGTCGATCAACTTCGAGATCGTGAACGCGGCCGACAGCCTGAGCGCCATCCGCTCGGGCGGCTATCTGCTGTTCACTTTCCTGGGTGGCGCGGTGTTCTTCTTCGGACCGATCATCGGCGCGGTGTTGCTGGTGTTCGCGTCGATCCTGCTGTCGGAGCTTTCCAAAGCCTGGCAACTCTACTTCGGGCTGGTGTTCGTGTTCATGGTGATGTTCGCGCCCGGCGGCATCGCCAGCCTGGTGATGATGAACCTGCGGGTCGCCAAGTTCGGCAAGTTCGACCGCTTCTGGCTGCTGTACGTCGCACTCGCGGTGGCGCTGGTGCCGGTCATCGTCGGCGCCGCTGCGCTCATCGAGATGATCTATCACATCCAGCTCAACGCGGCGATGGGCCCGAACCTGAACTTCTTCGGCGTGACGCTGGATACGTCGGGCATGGCAAGCTGGCTCGGCGCGGCGGCCATCCTGGCGGCTGGCCTCGGCGCACTCGAGGTGGCGCGCCGCCGCTTCGTGCGTGTCTGGGGCCAGGCGCAGGAAGAGATCGAAGCAGAAATCAAACGTCGGGAGGCGGCGTAA